TTCGCTTTGCTCACCACATCGTGAACTGGAATATAGGGGGCCGGGAAAATGCCTCTTACAAAGAAGGATTTCCCCGGTTGTACTCCTTAAGGATAGAGTCGATCCATAAGACGGGGGAAGGGGATAGTCTCTCTTACATGATGGATACCTGCGATCCAGGTGACCGTCCGTTCGATTCCCAGGCCGAACCCTGCGTGTGGAACGGAACCGTACCTGCGCAGGTCGAGATACCATTGCAGCGGCTCTCGATCGAGACCGTGTTGTTCGATTCTGTGTTCGAGTTGCTCTAATGAGTCTTCCCGCTGGCCTCCTCCGATGATCTCGCCGTATCCTTCAGGCGCCAGGAGATCTACTGCCAATGCGAGCCTTGGATCGTGCGGATCTCGTTTCATGTAGAACGCCTTAACATCTGCTGGGTACCGGGTCACAAAGAGCGGCTTGTCGAATGACTCTGAAAGCACGGATTCTTCGTCCGCTCCGAAATCGTCACCCCAGTTGAATTCCACGCCTTTTCCCTTCAACAAATCCACTGCCTCTGAATACGTGATTCTCGGAAACGGCGGCTTTATCTTTTCGAGAAAAGAAGTGTCCCGCTCCAGTATTTTCAGTTCGTCGCGGCTTTTCTCCAAGGAGTCTTCAACGATTTTGCCAATGAGCTGCTCTGCCAGGTCAATGGTTTCGTCGAATTCCCAAAAAGCCATTTCAGGCTCGATCATCCAGAATTCGGTGAGATGTCTTCTCGTTTTGGATTTTTCAGCTCTGAAGGTAGGCCCGTGCACATAAATCTGTCCGAGCGCCATAGCCGCGGCTTCGCCGTACAACTGCCCGGATTGCGTGAGGTACGCGGAACGATCGAAGTATGCCACTTCAAATAGTGACGTGGTTCCTTCGCATGCTGTAGGAGTCAGCACCGGTGCCTCTATGGAAATGAATCCGAGGTCGTCGAAAAAGGTTCGGGCTGTACGGGTGATCTGGGAGCGGAGTTTCAGGAGCGCATGTTGTTTTGAGGATCGAAGCCACAGGTGCCTGTGATCCATGAGAAAACCTACTCCGTGA
The sequence above is a segment of the Desulfomonile tiedjei DSM 6799 genome. Coding sequences within it:
- the asnS gene encoding asparagine--tRNA ligase, whose amino-acid sequence is MNWLTVDKVHKFEGQQVELRGWIANRRSSGKIRFLHLRDGHGIIQCVVTKDQTSAEVFDLSDRIPYESSVVIRGIAKKEPRSPIGYEISVTDMEMLFEAEEYPIAKKDHGVGFLMDHRHLWLRSSKQHALLKLRSQITRTARTFFDDLGFISIEAPVLTPTACEGTTSLFEVAYFDRSAYLTQSGQLYGEAAAMALGQIYVHGPTFRAEKSKTRRHLTEFWMIEPEMAFWEFDETIDLAEQLIGKIVEDSLEKSRDELKILERDTSFLEKIKPPFPRITYSEAVDLLKGKGVEFNWGDDFGADEESVLSESFDKPLFVTRYPADVKAFYMKRDPHDPRLALAVDLLAPEGYGEIIGGGQREDSLEQLEHRIEQHGLDREPLQWYLDLRRYGSVPHAGFGLGIERTVTWIAGIHHVRETIPFPRLMDRLYP